GGTCTTACCGGGGCCGTTCGAGAACAGAGACGTGGCGGGCATCTTTCGGTGGCGCGCGTCGAGAGCTACGAGGCCGATCTCGACCGGCTGTACCAGGAGCTGAACCGTCTCATCGCGATCGATTTCTTCGAAGCCCGCGGGCGGTCGAGCGCGGAAGCGGCCTATCGTCGTTGCCGGAAGAGCCTCCTGACGTCGTCTCGGAGTCGCGGGCAACCGGACGAAGAATCGCGCCCGGAGGGGGAGCTCGATCCCGCGCGATTCCAGGGACGACGCTGGGTCACGCGAAAGAACCTCTTCATCGACCGGCTCGCGTCCATATGGCTGATCAAGCGGTTCATCGACAAGCGGCCGCGATTCTCGTTCGTCTCCGAAGGTGAGTCGGTGGAAGGGGGGATCACCTTCGACATGTACGGTGCCGAGCTCACCCATCAGGGCGAAGATTGCACTTTCGAGACGATGCTCTCGCGCTTTGGCTTGTCGGGTGATCGCTCGCTCCGCCAGATTGCCGAGATCGTTCACGATATCGATCTCAAGGACGGAAAGTTCAACCGCCTCGAAGCTCCGGGAGTGAGTGCGATGGTCCGCGGCCTTTCCATCTTGCTGAACGACGATCGCAAGCTCGCCGCACAATGCACAGCGCTCTTCGACGGTTTACACGAATCTCTCGGCAAGGACGAGAGCAAGACAGAGGAGACGAGCACTGGAAAACGAA
This Vicinamibacteria bacterium DNA region includes the following protein-coding sequences:
- a CDS encoding chromate resistance protein ChrB domain-containing protein; translation: MKQDWLLLIHQLPPKPTNPRVRTWRRLQKLGAVAIKNSVYVLPFNDKTFEDFQWLKQEIESAGGQATVLHAGAVEGATDEEIIATFRKARDEEYALVSAELDGLTGAVREQRRGGHLSVARVESYEADLDRLYQELNRLIAIDFFEARGRSSAEAAYRRCRKSLLTSSRSRGQPDEESRPEGELDPARFQGRRWVTRKNLFIDRLASIWLIKRFIDKRPRFSFVSEGESVEGGITFDMYGAELTHQGEDCTFETMLSRFGLSGDRSLRQIAEIVHDIDLKDGKFNRLEAPGVSAMVRGLSILLNDDRKLAAQCTALFDGLHESLGKDESKTEETSTGKRTRRDSARKRPSRSK